A section of the Halopiger aswanensis genome encodes:
- a CDS encoding ABC transporter substrate-binding protein, which produces MGRNTRGGQPRRSFLQAAGAVGLAGAAGCLDQLSEEQEFDVLHGWAAGDGQEAIQALVEGFQESHPDIDFGVQDVQGGARDNLETVVSRRLRDGDPPSTWQEWPGANLLQFGDNLGDIEGDVWDDEMKENYLEGPQEAARPDGTYVAVPLNIHRINNLFYNVAVVEEAGVDPESIDGPEALVDAFQAVAENTEATPFANGTGELFTVFQLWETIFLAQAGADAYDELINGEFDDVDAVRDSLALLAEYVEFFPDDHFSTSFTEANERVIDGEAAFIHQGDWAAGAYRNRDGFDYGDNWDHVPFPGTEGLYALNMDSFTYPADNPTPEDTKTFLSYVGSTDAQERFNPLKGSIPPRVDVDESEFPPFLQQQIGDFRDSDAQPPSIAHGAAVPPAIRGEVEDAIDAYLGNFDPDDHAPSLLSAFSA; this is translated from the coding sequence ATGGGACGGAACACTCGCGGGGGGCAGCCACGACGGTCCTTCCTGCAGGCAGCGGGTGCGGTGGGACTGGCCGGCGCGGCCGGCTGTCTCGATCAGTTGTCTGAGGAACAGGAGTTCGACGTACTTCACGGGTGGGCCGCAGGTGACGGCCAAGAGGCGATCCAAGCGCTCGTCGAAGGATTCCAGGAGTCCCACCCCGACATCGACTTCGGTGTCCAGGACGTCCAGGGCGGCGCCCGTGACAACCTCGAGACCGTCGTCTCGAGGCGGCTCCGGGACGGCGACCCGCCGAGTACCTGGCAGGAGTGGCCCGGCGCCAACCTCCTGCAGTTCGGCGATAATCTCGGCGACATCGAGGGCGACGTCTGGGACGACGAGATGAAGGAAAACTACCTCGAGGGGCCACAGGAGGCCGCGCGGCCGGACGGAACCTACGTCGCGGTGCCGCTGAACATCCACCGGATCAACAACCTGTTCTACAACGTCGCGGTCGTCGAGGAGGCGGGCGTCGATCCCGAATCGATCGACGGACCCGAGGCGCTCGTCGACGCCTTTCAGGCGGTCGCGGAAAACACCGAGGCGACGCCGTTCGCAAACGGGACGGGCGAACTGTTTACCGTTTTCCAACTCTGGGAGACGATCTTCCTCGCACAGGCCGGTGCCGACGCCTACGACGAGCTCATCAACGGCGAGTTCGACGACGTGGACGCAGTTCGCGACTCCCTCGCGCTCCTGGCCGAGTACGTCGAGTTCTTCCCGGACGACCACTTCTCGACGTCGTTCACGGAAGCCAACGAGCGCGTCATCGACGGCGAGGCGGCGTTCATCCACCAGGGCGACTGGGCCGCCGGCGCCTACCGGAACAGAGACGGGTTCGACTACGGGGACAACTGGGATCACGTTCCGTTCCCGGGGACCGAAGGGCTGTACGCGCTCAACATGGACTCGTTTACCTATCCGGCGGACAATCCGACGCCGGAAGACACCAAGACGTTCCTCAGCTACGTCGGCTCGACGGACGCTCAGGAGCGTTTCAACCCGCTGAAGGGCTCGATTCCGCCCCGCGTCGACGTCGACGAGAGCGAGTTCCCGCCGTTCCTCCAGCAGCAGATCGGGGACTTCCGCGACTCCGACGCACAGCCGCCGTCGATCGCCCACGGCGCCGCCGTTCCACCGGCGATTCGCGGCGAAGTCGAGGACGCGATCGACGCCTACCTCGGCAACTTCGACCCCGATGACCACGCGCCGTCCCTCCTGAGCGCGTTCTCCGCGTAG